A genomic segment from Flavobacterium litorale encodes:
- the bioB gene encoding biotin synthase BioB, whose translation MTKRHDWTKEEIIALYNKPLMELLYEAATIHRQHHDPNVVQVSTLLSIKTGGCPEDCGYCPQAARYHTDIEGNDLMTVQQVKAQALRAKSGGSSRVCMGAAWRNVKDGPEFDQVLEMVRTINKLDMEVCCTLGMITENQAKRLAEAGLYAYNHNLDTSEEYYKEVISTRGYEDRLATIDNVRKTNVTVCSGGIIGMGESTEDRVGMLVALASLNPQPESVPINALVAVEGTPMEEEKPVEIWDMIRMVATTRIVMPETQVRLSAGRTQMTREGQAMCFFAGANSIFAGDKLLTTPNPDVNEDMKMFETLGMIPQKPFTKVSQPKTVEAADSEYQSLGEKPRWTRPVHTIERNLEASGKKV comes from the coding sequence ATGACTAAGAGGCACGATTGGACTAAGGAGGAGATTATAGCCCTATACAACAAACCATTAATGGAGCTGCTATACGAAGCAGCAACAATACACAGGCAACACCATGACCCTAATGTAGTACAAGTATCTACACTACTATCTATAAAAACAGGAGGTTGCCCCGAAGATTGTGGGTATTGTCCGCAAGCAGCCCGTTACCATACCGATATTGAGGGCAACGACCTCATGACGGTACAGCAGGTAAAAGCGCAAGCATTACGTGCCAAATCAGGAGGCTCATCGCGTGTTTGTATGGGTGCTGCATGGCGAAATGTTAAGGACGGACCAGAGTTTGACCAAGTGTTAGAGATGGTACGTACCATTAACAAACTAGATATGGAGGTATGTTGTACATTAGGTATGATTACCGAAAACCAAGCAAAACGCCTTGCCGAAGCTGGTTTGTACGCCTATAATCATAATTTAGATACATCGGAAGAATATTATAAGGAAGTAATTTCTACACGAGGTTATGAGGATCGCCTAGCAACTATAGATAATGTACGTAAAACAAACGTTACCGTATGTAGTGGTGGTATTATAGGTATGGGCGAAAGTACCGAGGACAGGGTAGGAATGCTTGTTGCCTTAGCATCGTTAAACCCACAGCCCGAATCGGTACCTATTAATGCGTTAGTAGCGGTAGAGGGTACACCCATGGAGGAAGAAAAACCTGTTGAAATTTGGGACATGATACGCATGGTAGCTACTACACGTATTGTAATGCCCGAAACACAAGTACGCCTATCGGCAGGAAGAACGCAAATGACACGCGAAGGGCAGGCAATGTGCTTTTTTGCGGGGGCTAACTCCATATTTGCTGGAGATAAGTTGCTAACAACACCCAACCCTGACGTGAATGAGGACATGAAGATGTTTGAAACACTAGGTATGATACCGCAAAAACCATTTACCAAAGTTTCGCAACCCAAAACGGTAGAAGCTGCGGATTCTGAATACCAATCGTTAGGCGAAAAACCACGATGGACACGACCAGTACACACTATTGAGCGTAACCTCGAAGCTTCGGGCAAAAAAGTATAA
- a CDS encoding PorP/SprF family type IX secretion system membrane protein, which translates to MKKIYLAALVALWGIGEATAQQDPHYTQYMYNMNVINPAYAGSKENLAFGLLYRAQWVDVDGAPNTGTFSGHTPVGKNVGLGLSAIVDEIGPVQETNVYADFSYTLKLGGEHRLAFGVKAGATFHDVGLFSEIGNGFVPAPDDPAFSENVNETYFNVGAGFFYYTDNYYVALSVPNMLEAKHLDVTDNGTAYEFGSETQHYFLTGGYVFQLSPNTKMKPSFMLKSSFDVAPSIDGSLNFLFFEKFEIGATYRLDDSFGGMVNYAITPNLRIGYAYDHIISDLDVTTPSSHEIMLLFDVNFPKKVSRSPRYF; encoded by the coding sequence ATGAAAAAAATTTACTTAGCCGCCTTAGTAGCCCTTTGGGGCATAGGCGAAGCCACGGCGCAGCAAGACCCGCACTACACACAGTACATGTACAACATGAACGTGATTAACCCAGCCTATGCGGGTTCTAAAGAAAATCTTGCCTTCGGACTTTTATATCGTGCCCAGTGGGTGGATGTAGATGGTGCTCCTAATACGGGTACTTTCTCGGGCCACACACCTGTGGGTAAAAATGTAGGACTGGGTCTATCGGCTATTGTTGATGAGATTGGTCCGGTTCAGGAAACTAATGTTTATGCTGACTTTTCGTATACGCTAAAACTAGGGGGTGAACACCGCTTGGCTTTTGGGGTAAAGGCAGGGGCTACCTTCCACGATGTGGGGCTCTTTAGTGAAATTGGTAATGGTTTTGTACCTGCACCGGATGATCCTGCTTTTAGCGAGAACGTAAACGAAACGTATTTTAATGTTGGGGCAGGGTTCTTTTACTACACGGATAATTACTATGTAGCTTTATCGGTTCCGAACATGCTTGAGGCCAAACACCTTGATGTAACGGATAATGGTACGGCCTATGAGTTTGGTTCGGAAACCCAGCACTACTTCTTAACGGGGGGGTATGTATTCCAGCTTTCTCCTAATACCAAGATGAAGCCTTCGTTTATGTTGAAGTCGTCTTTTGATGTGGCGCCTTCGATTGATGGTTCGTTGAACTTCTTGTTCTTTGAGAAGTTTGAGATTGGGGCTACTTACCGACTGGATGATAGTTTTGGGGGGATGGTGAATTATGCTATTACTCCGAATTTACGTATTGGATATGCTTATGATCATATTATATCGGATTTGGATGTTACTACGCCATCTTCGCATGAGATTATGCTGCTATTTGATGTAAACTTCCCTAAAAAAGTATCCCGTTCACCGCGTTATTTCTAA
- a CDS encoding Ig-like domain-containing protein, whose product MKKSLLLLMLLPIIGFAQNASELLVRWEGTRINWSNPSTQPMYYNSSSGSLTSNGDITAGNASGSGISFNSGEYYTGFRGTGWDHSNNPNYNKYFEFTLTANSGKQIEVKNLEFDYKGYCKHFKVVYQKSSTGTPSDNSFYTASVLTTVTNANSNNIQKNVSLTFPSNYQVLAGETLYIRIYGYKVKQNNNKWFLVHNNQQNNVANANSVGPAIYGVISNYSSTLTAVDDSYSVNINNSGVFDVLNNDIAGNSAINYITLASPASNGTAQVNGDNTITYTPSSGYAGNDSFTYTIGNGTDPNDTATVTVAVQGTTPVGPLNGTYYVGNNGHFSTITSAVEHLNANGVSGPVTFLLNDALYNNDSGEVFPITINSYSGSSAVNTVTFKPNTGVNASVESNNINGYTGVPAVFKLNGADNIIFDGSNQTNGTTRNLTINNKDDVDYVDRAVIWIASNGSNGAKNNVIKYCNIRQANKNSSGRFTFGVYSGGNSINSSNGIDIDSNTPTNAAATANNANINVTNNDFTNVKQGVYINGGSSPRTTGVVIHQNDLGVENNTETIIQPTYLSNVNGFEFTENFIYNLYRDNNSGNLISSGIYVENNTTNGFILKNDMKDFTKLTTDANSFAGIILASTNNNSNILVANNFVLNVAGNNNGGLTGNGYGISVLDGGDYKIYHNTVVLNTAQSGNGQGYSAALRVSSGVNLDVRNNIFVNNQTNTNTRRCSILVDGDMSMFSYLDYNNLFSADKIGYTGNNPTFANDSGYQTTLSGWQSASGKDTNSINESPVFVSASDLHLDPSNNDSFNNLGTPLADVVKDIDGQLRNTTTPDMGADEFGPIVAPEPETGEGIYCDSSVTWNGTAWVGGSPTADTDVIFSGDYTQNGSTLYACSIFVIDGANVVFENNSDAIVTNIVSVEEGSSLTFESSCNLIQIENVQNDGTVTIKRNSSKIKRLDYTIWSSPVAGTQTLLDFSPQTITNRFYSFATADNLFFSITDPASTTFDKGKGYLIRVANNHSDTVPTVYNGEFEGTPNNGNVRVAMEHSNGDQSYNIVGNPYPSPINITKFIDGNIDTIDGTIWVWRKTNDATKTTYCVMNKLGYVANDAPGGGGVNGDGGNDLIADPFSIIEEGVLNTGQGFFVRALNDNDLVFRNNMREDTNYDNFFRSQQETTAQVTTTNSTSRYWINVVTEDESTFSQMLVAHSSLTTDGYDNGYDGRSFLDGGVSLYTILEGATEEENINLAIQSRKAFDANASVRVGFETEIAGSFKITIDHMDGIFEEGQSIYLIDRVTNTTHELTSSDYTFDSEIGTFDNRFEIVYTTEVLSTEVPQLTKDDVVVFQNNKQLSVNATQNMESVVIYDLLGKVIYQNTKVDSTEFTTTLNIQQQVAIVMITLENNQVVSKKIMVN is encoded by the coding sequence ATGAAAAAGTCACTACTTTTACTCATGCTATTGCCTATTATTGGCTTTGCACAAAACGCTTCAGAACTACTTGTAAGATGGGAAGGAACCCGAATTAACTGGAGTAATCCTTCAACTCAACCGATGTATTACAACTCATCGTCAGGATCATTAACCTCCAATGGAGATATTACAGCTGGAAACGCTTCAGGTTCAGGAATATCTTTTAACTCTGGCGAATATTACACTGGATTCAGAGGAACAGGATGGGATCATTCAAATAATCCTAACTACAATAAGTACTTTGAATTTACTCTAACAGCAAATAGTGGAAAACAGATCGAAGTAAAAAATCTAGAATTCGACTATAAGGGCTACTGCAAACATTTTAAAGTTGTTTACCAAAAGTCTTCTACAGGAACACCTTCAGACAATAGTTTTTATACTGCTTCTGTATTAACTACCGTTACTAATGCTAATAGTAACAATATCCAAAAAAATGTAAGCCTTACATTTCCTAGCAATTATCAAGTATTGGCTGGAGAAACTTTATACATTAGAATTTATGGCTACAAAGTTAAACAGAACAATAACAAATGGTTTTTAGTACATAACAACCAACAAAACAATGTAGCCAATGCTAACAGTGTAGGGCCAGCTATATATGGTGTTATCTCTAATTATAGTAGCACATTAACAGCTGTAGATGATAGCTACTCTGTTAATATAAATAATAGTGGTGTATTTGATGTTTTAAATAACGACATAGCTGGTAATAGTGCTATTAATTACATCACACTAGCAAGCCCTGCTTCAAACGGTACTGCGCAAGTTAACGGAGACAACACTATTACTTATACTCCATCATCTGGATATGCTGGTAACGATTCTTTCACTTATACCATTGGTAATGGTACTGATCCGAACGATACAGCTACTGTAACTGTAGCAGTACAAGGAACTACACCAGTAGGTCCATTAAACGGAACATATTACGTAGGTAATAACGGGCACTTCTCTACTATAACATCAGCAGTAGAGCACCTTAATGCTAACGGCGTATCGGGTCCAGTAACTTTTTTACTTAACGATGCACTTTACAATAACGATTCAGGAGAAGTATTCCCTATAACAATAAACAGCTATTCAGGAAGCTCTGCCGTAAACACTGTCACATTTAAGCCAAATACTGGTGTAAATGCTAGCGTAGAATCAAATAATATTAATGGTTACACAGGAGTACCTGCAGTTTTTAAACTTAATGGTGCTGACAATATCATCTTTGATGGAAGCAACCAAACAAACGGAACTACCCGAAATCTTACTATAAATAACAAAGATGACGTTGATTATGTAGATAGAGCTGTTATTTGGATTGCTTCGAATGGATCGAATGGTGCAAAAAACAACGTAATCAAATATTGCAACATAAGACAAGCAAATAAGAATAGTTCTGGTCGCTTCACTTTTGGTGTATATTCAGGAGGAAATTCAATTAATTCTAGTAATGGAATTGATATTGATAGCAATACTCCTACGAATGCTGCAGCAACGGCTAACAATGCTAATATAAACGTTACTAACAACGATTTTACAAATGTAAAACAAGGTGTTTACATTAATGGAGGTAGTAGCCCAAGAACAACAGGAGTAGTAATTCACCAAAACGATTTAGGTGTTGAAAATAATACTGAAACAATAATTCAGCCTACATATTTATCAAATGTAAATGGATTTGAATTTACTGAAAACTTTATATACAACCTATATCGTGACAACAACTCTGGCAATTTAATATCATCAGGAATCTACGTTGAAAATAACACAACAAATGGATTTATCCTTAAAAATGATATGAAAGACTTTACGAAGTTAACAACAGATGCTAACAGTTTTGCAGGTATCATTTTAGCCTCTACAAACAATAACAGCAATATATTAGTTGCTAACAACTTTGTACTAAACGTGGCAGGAAACAATAACGGTGGGCTTACGGGTAATGGTTATGGTATCTCTGTATTAGATGGCGGAGATTATAAAATATACCACAATACTGTAGTGTTAAATACTGCTCAAAGTGGTAATGGACAAGGATACTCTGCAGCACTTCGTGTATCATCAGGAGTTAACTTAGATGTTAGAAACAATATTTTTGTAAACAACCAAACCAACACAAATACACGTAGATGTAGTATTTTGGTTGACGGTGATATGTCGATGTTCTCTTACCTAGATTATAACAATTTATTTTCAGCAGACAAGATAGGCTATACAGGTAATAACCCAACGTTTGCTAACGATTCTGGATACCAGACTACATTATCAGGATGGCAATCAGCATCAGGAAAAGACACTAATTCAATAAACGAGTCACCAGTATTTGTATCAGCTTCAGACCTACACTTAGACCCATCAAACAATGATAGCTTTAATAACTTAGGTACGCCTTTAGCAGATGTAGTTAAAGATATCGACGGGCAGTTAAGAAATACTACTACCCCAGATATGGGTGCTGATGAGTTTGGACCTATTGTGGCACCAGAACCCGAAACAGGAGAAGGTATATACTGCGATAGTAGTGTTACTTGGAATGGTACAGCATGGGTTGGTGGTAGTCCAACAGCTGATACGGATGTAATTTTCTCAGGAGATTACACCCAAAATGGAAGTACACTATATGCTTGTTCTATATTTGTAATAGATGGTGCTAACGTAGTTTTCGAAAATAATTCAGATGCAATTGTTACAAATATTGTTAGCGTAGAAGAAGGTTCGTCACTTACATTTGAAAGCAGCTGTAACTTAATACAAATAGAAAACGTACAAAACGACGGTACTGTTACGATAAAGAGAAACAGTTCTAAGATTAAAAGACTTGACTACACTATATGGTCATCACCAGTAGCAGGTACTCAAACATTATTAGACTTTTCACCACAAACAATAACAAACCGTTTTTACAGCTTTGCTACTGCAGATAATTTATTCTTCTCAATAACTGACCCTGCAAGTACAACTTTTGATAAAGGTAAAGGATACTTAATACGTGTAGCTAACAATCATTCTGATACTGTACCAACAGTATACAACGGAGAATTTGAAGGCACGCCTAACAACGGAAACGTTAGAGTAGCTATGGAACACAGCAACGGAGACCAAAGCTATAACATAGTAGGTAACCCATACCCATCACCAATAAACATAACTAAATTTATTGATGGAAATATTGATACTATTGACGGTACGATATGGGTTTGGAGAAAAACAAACGATGCAACAAAAACAACATACTGTGTAATGAACAAGTTAGGTTATGTTGCTAACGATGCACCAGGTGGTGGCGGTGTAAACGGAGATGGCGGAAACGATTTGATAGCTGACCCATTTAGTATTATAGAAGAAGGAGTGCTAAATACTGGACAAGGATTTTTTGTAAGAGCATTAAATGATAACGACCTTGTATTTAGAAACAACATGCGTGAGGACACTAACTATGACAACTTCTTCCGTTCACAGCAAGAAACTACAGCTCAGGTAACAACTACTAACTCAACAAGCCGTTACTGGATTAATGTAGTAACAGAAGATGAGTCTACATTCTCTCAAATGCTTGTAGCACACTCTAGCCTAACTACAGATGGGTATGATAACGGATATGATGGTAGATCGTTCCTTGATGGTGGTGTTAGCTTATACACAATACTAGAAGGTGCTACCGAAGAAGAGAATATAAACCTTGCAATCCAGTCGAGAAAAGCATTCGACGCTAACGCAAGTGTAAGAGTAGGGTTTGAAACAGAAATAGCTGGTAGTTTTAAGATTACGATAGACCACATGGATGGTATATTTGAAGAAGGACAATCCATATACCTTATTGATAGAGTAACTAATACTACACACGAACTTACAAGTAGCGATTATACTTTTGACTCTGAAATAGGTACATTCGACAACAGATTTGAGATTGTTTACACTACCGAAGTACTTAGTACAGAAGTACCACAACTTACTAAGGATGATGTTGTAGTATTCCAAAACAATAAACAATTATCTGTAAACGCTACACAAAACATGGAGTCTGTAGTAATATATGACCTACTTGGTAAAGTAATATACCAAAACACTAAAGTAGATAGTACTGAGTTTACTACAACACTAAACATACAACAACAAGTAGCTATAGTTATGATAACACTTGAAAACAACCAAGTTGTTTCTAAAAAAATTATGGTAAACTAA
- a CDS encoding regulatory protein RecX, whose product MYKSYTVAEAQKKLEQYCAYQERCHEEVMQKLRSLNMIPEAIDVIIGHLITNNYLNEERFARSFARGRFRIKHWGKIRIVRELKARHISAYNIKAALQEIDDDEYLTAFNDLAEKQWNSIRESNLLKKKKKLHDFLMRKGFENQLIYDKIAALTNN is encoded by the coding sequence TTGTACAAATCATACACCGTAGCCGAAGCACAAAAAAAACTAGAACAATACTGTGCCTACCAAGAGCGTTGCCATGAGGAAGTGATGCAAAAGCTAAGAAGCTTAAACATGATACCCGAAGCTATTGATGTTATTATAGGGCATTTAATTACAAATAATTACCTAAATGAAGAACGTTTTGCACGCAGTTTTGCACGTGGTAGGTTTCGGATAAAACACTGGGGGAAAATACGTATTGTTAGAGAGTTAAAGGCAAGGCACATATCTGCCTACAACATTAAGGCAGCATTACAGGAAATTGATGATGATGAATACCTCACTGCTTTTAACGACCTTGCCGAAAAGCAATGGAACTCTATTAGAGAGAGTAATCTCTTGAAGAAGAAGAAAAAACTGCATGACTTTTTGATGCGAAAGGGTTTCGAAAATCAGCTCATATATGATAAAATAGCAGCGTTAACCAACAATTAA
- a CDS encoding tetratricopeptide repeat protein, with amino-acid sequence MVKLLLPLLLLTTVSGFSQKQDYDFEVAERDARKIIYTSPSSALAIVKQTLAQKNIPHDTIWGNTYNLYGMYYGMTGKSDSCIYYVKKSLPYLEKYPKNRMRSLMNLCIGYRHKGEYNKSLYHLKEALELSKKLNDKVSLAKVYGEMASNYNYRLEYDKSVNYLLKGIEALKTEDSPSNLVAIKQKLANTYLAMENYEFAADLYKETIKGFKEAGMDKNYYLTYVNLSEAYIRLKRYSEAKEAIQKAIPGLEKFGDMGLIGIAYSKLAMIEYKEGNNEKSIQAYQKAFDKLIESKSTRILRIGGEYINVLNEEKQYSKALKVIARAEPYRETVYANIQDRMVYVEAIADTYSQTGNTQKAFTEYRNTIAIKDSISDITTEAAVKEIQAKFQTELQREKNIALETKNEALERDFENNRTIMLLYFFVSIGAIIMILAFLRSYWLKTKLQKEQLKSVETENELIKQQHKYEQEFTNAQKEIINEKQRELTAATLQMANYQDSIKTILDKCKTENITTSELKKELQQLLKQKDYWKQFETRFNSLHPEFEKTLSDKFPKLTKNDVEFCSLLKLNLTNKEIASLLQISHESTITKKYRIKKKMEIKDDTEFEKLLLEI; translated from the coding sequence ATGGTTAAACTACTCCTCCCCCTACTATTACTCACCACTGTTAGTGGTTTTTCTCAAAAACAAGATTACGATTTTGAAGTTGCAGAGAGAGACGCACGCAAAATTATATACACCTCGCCTAGTAGTGCACTTGCAATTGTAAAGCAAACACTCGCACAAAAAAACATTCCACACGATACCATTTGGGGCAATACCTATAATCTATACGGGATGTACTATGGGATGACGGGGAAATCCGATTCTTGTATATACTACGTTAAAAAATCATTGCCCTATCTGGAAAAGTATCCCAAAAACCGCATGCGTAGTTTAATGAACTTATGCATTGGTTACAGGCATAAGGGAGAGTACAATAAATCGTTATACCACCTAAAAGAAGCGCTTGAACTTAGTAAAAAGCTAAACGATAAAGTTTCGTTAGCAAAAGTGTATGGCGAAATGGCTTCCAACTACAACTATAGGTTGGAGTATGATAAATCGGTAAACTATTTATTAAAAGGTATCGAGGCATTAAAAACAGAAGATAGCCCATCAAACCTAGTTGCCATTAAACAAAAACTTGCCAATACTTATTTGGCAATGGAAAATTATGAGTTTGCTGCCGATTTGTATAAGGAAACCATTAAAGGCTTTAAGGAAGCAGGTATGGATAAAAACTATTACCTGACTTATGTAAACCTCTCCGAAGCCTATATACGGCTAAAGCGATACAGCGAAGCTAAAGAAGCAATACAAAAAGCCATTCCAGGACTGGAAAAATTTGGAGACATGGGGTTAATAGGTATTGCTTACAGCAAACTAGCCATGATTGAGTATAAAGAGGGAAATAACGAAAAATCGATACAAGCCTATCAAAAAGCATTCGATAAACTTATTGAGAGCAAATCGACACGGATTTTGAGAATTGGGGGCGAATACATTAATGTACTTAATGAAGAAAAGCAATACAGTAAAGCACTTAAGGTAATAGCACGTGCAGAGCCTTACAGAGAAACAGTATACGCTAACATTCAGGACAGGATGGTGTATGTAGAGGCAATAGCCGATACCTACAGCCAAACAGGTAATACACAAAAAGCTTTTACAGAGTATAGAAATACGATTGCCATAAAAGATTCTATTTCCGATATTACTACAGAGGCTGCTGTTAAAGAAATACAAGCCAAATTCCAGACCGAACTACAGCGTGAGAAAAATATAGCATTAGAAACTAAAAACGAAGCATTAGAGCGGGATTTCGAAAATAACAGAACCATAATGCTATTATACTTTTTTGTAAGTATAGGAGCTATAATAATGATTTTGGCTTTTTTAAGAAGCTACTGGCTTAAAACAAAGCTGCAGAAAGAACAATTAAAAAGTGTTGAAACCGAAAATGAGTTGATAAAGCAGCAGCATAAATACGAGCAAGAGTTTACCAACGCACAGAAAGAAATAATAAACGAAAAGCAACGAGAACTTACTGCTGCAACATTACAAATGGCTAATTATCAGGATAGCATAAAAACAATTCTTGACAAATGTAAGACGGAGAATATAACAACGTCTGAGCTTAAAAAAGAGTTACAACAACTATTAAAGCAGAAAGATTACTGGAAACAGTTTGAAACACGATTTAATAGTTTGCACCCAGAATTTGAGAAAACCTTGAGTGATAAATTTCCGAAACTTACCAAAAATGATGTTGAATTCTGTTCGCTACTAAAATTAAATCTTACCAATAAGGAAATTGCTTCACTACTTCAAATATCGCACGAAAGTACGATAACGAAGAAGTATCGTATTAAAAAGAAAATGGAGATTAAAGACGATACGGAATTTGAAAAATTACTTTTAGAAATTTAA
- a CDS encoding OmpA family protein, with product MKKLCFTLSLLLTVITINAQNKDTKAADELFGRFEYVDAAEAYLKLTKKGKDPYVYKQLADSYYNIFNTTEAAKWYAKATETEQDAETYYRYAQMLKAEGNYEEANKQMQKFAKKAPKDQRAIIFNKDPNYLPKLRNQTKLFDEKLLDINDKKSADFGAVLANDGILYFTSARNTARRKYGRNEEPYLDIYTATYDDKTGKISEPEELSDINTKWHDGPVAVTADGNTMYFASESFMKGEFDKESSAKQRTGLIYLFVAKKIDGKWGNVKPVTFNSNSWSTGNPAISRDGKTLYFTSNRKGSIGNTDIWKVAVKGFNSFGEPENLGKQVNTEGKETFPYITDDDKLYFSSDGHKGFGGLDIFMIDLANGGETTNVGAPVNSPQDDFSFSYNNERYIGFFSSNRKGKDNMYMAIPVCGVEAVVQVKDANTGNPLALAKVAILDDKQNVIETRTTDKNGKLVYNVDCERTYSLMASAVGYEASMLRIEKTRNPKVDIVANLKPIGSLIVDGKVALSDIYFEYNKSNMTPEAAFELDKLVEAMKGDPNMVIMVKAHTDNRGSDVYNMNLSNQRAKATVQYVISRGISKDRISGKGYGESELKIDCGDDCTEEQHAVNRRTEFIIVQ from the coding sequence ATGAAAAAATTGTGTTTTACACTAAGCCTGCTATTAACCGTTATAACGATTAATGCACAAAATAAAGATACTAAAGCTGCCGATGAGCTTTTTGGTAGGTTTGAGTATGTAGACGCCGCCGAAGCCTACCTAAAACTTACCAAAAAAGGTAAAGACCCTTATGTGTATAAGCAACTTGCCGATAGTTATTACAATATTTTTAATACTACCGAGGCAGCAAAATGGTATGCCAAAGCAACAGAAACCGAACAAGATGCCGAAACCTACTACCGTTATGCACAAATGCTAAAGGCAGAAGGCAACTATGAGGAAGCCAACAAGCAAATGCAAAAATTTGCCAAAAAAGCACCAAAAGACCAACGGGCTATTATTTTTAATAAAGACCCTAATTACCTACCAAAATTAAGAAACCAAACAAAACTGTTTGATGAGAAGTTATTGGATATTAACGATAAAAAAAGTGCTGATTTTGGAGCAGTACTAGCCAACGATGGTATACTCTATTTTACCAGTGCACGTAACACCGCACGCAGAAAATACGGACGTAACGAAGAGCCCTATCTAGATATTTATACCGCAACCTATGATGATAAAACGGGTAAAATAAGTGAGCCTGAAGAGCTAAGTGATATTAACACCAAATGGCACGATGGCCCAGTAGCAGTTACTGCCGACGGTAATACTATGTATTTTGCTAGTGAAAGTTTTATGAAGGGCGAATTTGATAAAGAGAGTTCGGCAAAACAACGTACAGGGCTTATTTATTTATTTGTTGCTAAAAAAATAGATGGCAAATGGGGCAACGTTAAGCCTGTAACGTTTAACAGCAATAGCTGGAGTACAGGTAACCCAGCTATTAGCAGAGATGGTAAAACATTGTACTTTACCTCTAACCGAAAAGGCTCTATAGGTAATACCGATATTTGGAAAGTAGCCGTAAAAGGCTTTAATAGCTTTGGCGAACCTGAAAACTTAGGCAAACAGGTAAATACAGAGGGTAAAGAAACATTCCCGTACATTACTGATGATGATAAACTCTACTTCTCATCGGACGGGCATAAAGGCTTTGGAGGGCTCGATATTTTTATGATAGATCTTGCCAACGGTGGCGAAACTACTAATGTGGGCGCACCTGTAAACTCACCACAAGACGATTTTTCGTTTAGTTACAATAACGAGAGATATATCGGTTTCTTCTCAAGCAATCGTAAAGGAAAAGATAATATGTACATGGCAATCCCAGTATGTGGCGTAGAGGCTGTGGTACAGGTAAAAGATGCCAATACTGGCAACCCATTAGCATTGGCTAAAGTGGCAATACTAGATGATAAGCAAAATGTTATCGAAACGCGTACTACAGATAAAAATGGTAAACTCGTATATAATGTAGATTGTGAAAGAACATATTCCTTAATGGCATCGGCAGTAGGGTACGAAGCTAGTATGCTACGTATTGAGAAAACACGTAACCCAAAAGTGGATATTGTAGCGAACCTAAAACCAATTGGTAGTCTTATTGTAGACGGTAAAGTGGCATTAAGCGATATTTATTTTGAGTACAATAAAAGTAACATGACGCCTGAGGCTGCTTTTGAGCTAGACAAACTTGTTGAAGCCATGAAAGGAGACCCTAACATGGTAATTATGGTAAAAGCACATACCGATAATCGTGGTAGTGATGTATATAACATGAATCTATCCAACCAACGTGCAAAAGCTACAGTACAATATGTAATATCCAGAGGGATTAGCAAAGACCGTATATCAGGCAAAGGCTATGGCGAAAGTGAGTTAAAAATAGATTGTGGTGATGATTGCACTGAAGAGCAACACGCCGTTAACCGCCGTACCGAATTTATTATAGTACAATAA